Genomic DNA from Rhodothermales bacterium:
CGGGCGATGGGCTGAGTATGTGCAGACCATCGAGAACGCCGATCTTCCCTGGTTCGAACCCATGGAGCCCATCCGACTAGACAACTGACACGCGCCATCCGACAGCTTCCCGGCCTCCTTCTCCTGGTCCTCGTTTCCACCGCCAACGCCCAGGAGAAGGAGGCCTGGGACGTTTCGGAAGCTTTCGGTCCCACCGAAGAGGTGTCCTTCACAACTGATGAAGGTACCTGGATGAGTCTCGACGTGTCTCCGGACGGACGCACCATCGTGTTCGACATGATGGGTGATCTGTACACAATCCCGATTGGTGGCGGTACTGCCACGGCCATCACGAGCGGTCCGGCCTGGGACGTGCAGCCTTCGTTCAGCCCGGACGGATCCCGCATCGCCTTCACGAGCGACCGAGCCGGCGGAGACAACATCTGGACCGTGGCCGCTGACGGCAGCGATGCGAGGCAGGTGACCAAGGAGACCTTCCGGTTGCTGAATGGTCCCGCGTGGACGCCGGATGGCAACTACATCCTCGCGCGCAAGCACTTCACCTCAACGCGCTCCCTTGGTGCCGGAGAGATCTGGATGTATCACGCGAGCGGAGAGGCGACCGCGGGACTGCAGATCACCAAACGCAAGAACGATCAGCAGGACCAGGGCAATGAGATCGCACTGAGTCCGGACGGCCGCTACATCTACTGGTCCGAGGACATGTCGGGCGGCTCGACGTTTCAGTACAGCAAAGACCCGAACGGGCAGATCTATGTGATCCGACGCCTGGATCGGGAAAGCGGTCGCGTAGACAACTACATCACCGGAGCGGGTGGGTCAGCGCGCGCGACCCCATCGCCCGACGGGAAAACCATTGCCTTTGTGCGGCGCGTCCGGGAGAAGTCCACCATCCACCTGTTCGACACCGAGACGGGTCGCCAGTGGCAGGTCTTCGACGGTTTGAACCGGGACCAGCAGGAAGCATGGGCCATTTTCGGGGTGTACCCGCGCATGGACTGGACCCCGGACGGACGCAGCCTGGTCTTCTGGGCCGGAGGCGGGTTCCACCGGCTGGACTTTGTCGATGCCGTCGATTTCAGTGGCGGCGAGACCGTTCACGGAGTACACAGCGAGATCCCGTTCGAAGTGGAACTCACCCGCACCCTGCACGAGGCGCTTCGTGTACCCGTGACGGTGCATGAGGACAGCTTCACCTCTCGCATGATCCGGGATGTAGCGACGAGTCCGGACGGTTCTACAATCGTGTTCCATGCGGCCGGATACCTGTACATCAAACGCATGCCGGACGGTACGCCCCGGAGACTTACCAGCCAGACCGATCACTGGGAGTACGACCCGGCGTTCAGTCCGGACGGGCGCACGATTGTGTATACCACCTGGAGCGACGAGGACTATGCCACGATCCGCCGCATTGCGGCGGGCGGCGGGCAATCGCAGCCACTGACACGGCGTCCCGGCCATTATTTCGAGCCGCGATTCTCACCGGACGGGGCTCAGATCGTCTTTCGGCGAGGCGGGGGCAGTGCGCTCCGGGGTCGCCTCCACGGCATGGATACGGGCATCTACCGGCTGAATCTGTCCGGAGGGGCACCGGTCCTGGTGACCCGTTCCGGCTCGGACGCACGCTTCGGACCGCGCTCCACACGCATCTATTTCGCCAGCGGCGGTGGCCTGTCCAAGTCGTACCGGTCCGTCAACCTGCACGGCGGCGATGAGCGCACGCACTTTACCATGACATACGGCGCCAATCTGGTGCCGAGCCCGGATTTCGAGTGGGTAGCCTTCAACGAGTTGCACAACGCCTACGTGGCAGCCTTTCCCAGGACTGGCGGCGAGGTCTCGTTGAACAAGGACACCAAGGCCGTGCCGGTGAAGCAGGTAACCCGGGATGTCGGGACCGACCTGCACTGGTCCGCGGATTCGAAGTCCTTGCACTGGGTGACCGGGCCCGAGTACTTCACGCGATCGCTGGCCAACTCGTTTTCGTTCATGGACGGCGCACCCGAGGAGCTGCCGGCCGTGGATACCACCGGAGTGGCGGTGGGCCTCACGCTCACGGCGGACAAGCCTTCCGGTGTCACGGCCATCACCGGTGCCCGCATTATCACGATGCGGGGCGACGAGATCATTGAGGATGGCACGGTGCTCGTGCGGGACAACCGTATTGAGGCAGTCGGTACGAATGTCGACGTGCCTGCCGGCGCTACCGTCATCGACGCCGCTGGCCGAACCGTGCTGCCGGGCTTCGTGGACGCGCACGCCCATGCCAGCCATTTCTTCAGCGGACCCACCCCCCAGGAGTCGTGGGTGTACTCTGCCAATCTGGCGTTCGGCGTGACCACCACTCACGATCCGAGCGCCAACACCGAGACCGTGTTCACGCTGTCGGAGATGGTCAAGGCAGGTCGCATTCTCGGGCCGCGCGTGTTCTCCACGGGCACGATCCTGTACGGGGCCGACGGGGACTTCAAGGCCGTGGTCAACTCGTTGGAAGACGCCCGCAGCCACGTGCGCCGGATGAAAGCGGTAGGCGCGGTGAGCGTCAAGAGCTATAACCAGCCGCGGCGCGACCAGCGCCAACAGGTGATGCAGGCCGCCCGCGAGTATGGGCTCAATGTGGTGCCGGAGGGTGGATCCACCTTCCAGCACAACATGACCATGATCATTGACGGGCACACCGGCATCGAACACAATGTGCCCATCGCCCCCCTGTATCGCGATGTACTCGAAACCTGGCGCCACTCGGCAACGGGCTATACGCCGACGCTGGTGGTGGTGTACGGCGGTCCAAGCGGTGAGCGCTGGTTCTATCAGCACGACAACGTGTGGGAGAATGAGCGTCTGCTGCGGTATACGCCCCGTGACTTTGTCGATCCGCAGTCGCGGCGTAGATGGAAGTCCGCCGAGAACGAGTATTACCACGATGAGGTCGCCGCGGATGCGCGCAAGCTGATTCGGCAGGGCAACCTCGTTCAGGTGGGATCGCACGGGCAGATGCAGGGTCTGGCCTTTCACTGGGAGATGCGCATGCTGGAACAGGGTGGCTTCACTCCTCACGAGGCCCTGCGCTCGGCGACGCTTCACGGGGCGAGGTATCTGGGCATGGACGGGGACATCGGTTCCCTGGAGCCCGGCAAGCTGGCAGACCTGATCCTGGTCGAGGGCGACCCCTTGACCCGTCTGGAGGATGCCGAGAACGTGACGCACGTCATGGTAAACGGACGCTTGTATGATGCCACGGAACTGCCTCGGGGTGCCCGGGCAGACTCGTGGTAGACTATGGCGGCATCCTCCAGGAGGTGCTGGAGGATGTCGCCCCGTCCCGGGGTCAGGGTGAATCGGCCGATTACATTCCGCCACTCGCGGACGTCGATCCAGCCCGATTCGGAATGGCTGTTCGACTGGCGGACGGCACCGAGTTCTGCGTGGGCGAGGCCGACGAGCCGCTCTCGATCCAGAGTGTGTCCAAGGTCTTCCGTCTGGCCGCGGCCATGGAGCGGCATGGCGATGCGCTCTGGGATCGAGTGGGGCGCGAGCCGTCCGGGACCAGCTTCAACAGCCTGATCCAGATCGAAACGGAGCAGGGCGTGCCGCGCAATCCCATGATCAACGCCGGCGCTCTGGTGGTGCTGGATGCGATTCTCGATGATCCGCATGAGGATCCGGGCATCGCGTTTCTCAGCCGCTGCCTCGACGGTGATGCGGTGGGGTACGATGCCGTGGTTGCCGAGGCCGAGCGTGTGACGGCGCATCGCAACCGGGCCCTGGCCCACCTGCTCAAGTCGTTCGGCAATTTGCGCGGGGACCCGGACGCGGTTGTCGATGCGCACTGTCGTGAGTCGGCCGTGACGCTTTCGTGCAGGCAGTTGTGCCGTGCCGGAGCGTTTCTCGCGCGCGATGGGGTCACTGCCGCCGGTCACCGCGTGCTGCCCGACCGCCAGACCAAACGGCTCTGCGCCGTCATGATCACCTGCGGCGTCTATGATGAGGCGGGGGAGTACGCCTACCGGGTCGGTTTGCCCGCCAAGAGCGGTGTGGGTGGCGGTGTACTCGCGGTGCTGCCCGATGTGCTGACGGTGTGCGTGTGGTCGCCGGGGCTGAATGCCAAGGGCAACTCCCTCGCGGGGACGCGGGCGCTGGAGACATTCACGACGCTGACCGGGCATTCAGTGTTTTAGCGGGGCGGTGCTGGGCGGTGCCGGGCGGTGCTGGCCGGTGCGGCGCGGTGCTGCGTGCTGCTGCGCGGTGCTGGGCCGCTGCGGGCCCGGCGTTCCGGCCGGTGCGGGGGAGGCGGCCCGGCGCTGGGCGGCGCAGGCCGGTTTGCGGGGCGTCCCGGCGCCGAGCACGGCGGTTCTGCGCGTTCGTGCCCGAGCGAATCCGCCGCGATATGGAAAACAGGGCCCTCGTTCCACAAGTCAGCCGTCTGCGCCTGGTCCGATACGGAATGTGACGACGTATTCCACTTGGCAGTTCTCGGGTCGGGCCCGGTAGTGGAATCCGCCCCCGAGATTCCACGTTTGGGGGCGCGCCGGCGAAGGCAGGCGCGGCTGGTACCTGCGCCGGGGCAGGGCGTCGGGGCCCGCCGGGCCGCGCCGGGGCCGCCGCGCCCGCACCCGCACCCGGCCGCGCCGCGCCCTGCCCCGGCGCCGGGCACGGCGGTTCTGCGCGTACGAGCCCGAGCGAATCCGCCGCGATATGGAATACAGGGCCCTCGTTCCACAAGGCAGCCGTCCGCGCCTGGTCCGATACGGAATGTGACGACGTATTCCACTTAGCGGTTGTCGGGTCGGGTCGGGAAGTGGAATCCGCCCCCGAGATTCCACGTTTGGGCGC
This window encodes:
- a CDS encoding PD40 domain-containing protein; protein product: MSLDVSPDGRTIVFDMMGDLYTIPIGGGTATAITSGPAWDVQPSFSPDGSRIAFTSDRAGGDNIWTVAADGSDARQVTKETFRLLNGPAWTPDGNYILARKHFTSTRSLGAGEIWMYHASGEATAGLQITKRKNDQQDQGNEIALSPDGRYIYWSEDMSGGSTFQYSKDPNGQIYVIRRLDRESGRVDNYITGAGGSARATPSPDGKTIAFVRRVREKSTIHLFDTETGRQWQVFDGLNRDQQEAWAIFGVYPRMDWTPDGRSLVFWAGGGFHRLDFVDAVDFSGGETVHGVHSEIPFEVELTRTLHEALRVPVTVHEDSFTSRMIRDVATSPDGSTIVFHAAGYLYIKRMPDGTPRRLTSQTDHWEYDPAFSPDGRTIVYTTWSDEDYATIRRIAAGGGQSQPLTRRPGHYFEPRFSPDGAQIVFRRGGGSALRGRLHGMDTGIYRLNLSGGAPVLVTRSGSDARFGPRSTRIYFASGGGLSKSYRSVNLHGGDERTHFTMTYGANLVPSPDFEWVAFNELHNAYVAAFPRTGGEVSLNKDTKAVPVKQVTRDVGTDLHWSADSKSLHWVTGPEYFTRSLANSFSFMDGAPEELPAVDTTGVAVGLTLTADKPSGVTAITGARIITMRGDEIIEDGTVLVRDNRIEAVGTNVDVPAGATVIDAAGRTVLPGFVDAHAHASHFFSGPTPQESWVYSANLAFGVTTTHDPSANTETVFTLSEMVKAGRILGPRVFSTGTILYGADGDFKAVVNSLEDARSHVRRMKAVGAVSVKSYNQPRRDQRQQVMQAAREYGLNVVPEGGSTFQHNMTMIIDGHTGIEHNVPIAPLYRDVLETWRHSATGYTPTLVVVYGGPSGERWFYQHDNVWENERLLRYTPRDFVDPQSRRRWKSAENEYYHDEVAADARKLIRQGNLVQVGSHGQMQGLAFHWEMRMLEQGGFTPHEALRSATLHGARYLGMDGDIGSLEPGKLADLILVEGDPLTRLEDAENVTHVMVNGRLYDATELPRGARADSW
- a CDS encoding glutaminase, whose amino-acid sequence is MVDYGGILQEVLEDVAPSRGQGESADYIPPLADVDPARFGMAVRLADGTEFCVGEADEPLSIQSVSKVFRLAAAMERHGDALWDRVGREPSGTSFNSLIQIETEQGVPRNPMINAGALVVLDAILDDPHEDPGIAFLSRCLDGDAVGYDAVVAEAERVTAHRNRALAHLLKSFGNLRGDPDAVVDAHCRESAVTLSCRQLCRAGAFLARDGVTAAGHRVLPDRQTKRLCAVMITCGVYDEAGEYAYRVGLPAKSGVGGGVLAVLPDVLTVCVWSPGLNAKGNSLAGTRALETFTTLTGHSVF